One Sphingopyxis macrogoltabida genomic region harbors:
- a CDS encoding branched-chain amino acid aminotransferase gives MLAPAFNRLPHPNPTADDVRAAAIADPAFGRVFTDHMVSIRYSDDKGWHDAQVMPRGPLAIDPATAVLHYAQEIFEGLKAYRLEDGSMALFRPGANAARFNASARRMAMAELPEEMFIAAVKEAVAADAHWFPPVDGGALYLRPFMFASEVFLGVKPASEYQFLVITSPVGNYFKSGAPAISLWVSEDYTRAAPGGTGAAKCGGNYASSLIAQREAIAKGHDQVVFLDAAEHRWIEELGGMNMFFVFDDGSIVTPPLTGTILPGITRDAIITLARDAGLTVREEPYAIDQWQADAESGRLTESFACGTAAVVTPVGKVTRGETSFTIGAGGPGQVTEMLKSKLVDIQRGRAEDPHGWVTRL, from the coding sequence ATGCTCGCTCCCGCCTTCAACCGTCTGCCGCATCCCAACCCGACTGCGGACGATGTACGCGCGGCGGCGATCGCGGACCCGGCGTTCGGGCGCGTTTTCACCGATCACATGGTCTCAATCCGCTATTCGGACGACAAGGGCTGGCACGATGCGCAGGTGATGCCGCGCGGACCGCTGGCGATCGATCCCGCGACCGCGGTGCTCCATTATGCGCAGGAAATCTTTGAAGGGCTGAAGGCCTATCGGCTCGAAGACGGCTCGATGGCGCTGTTCCGCCCCGGAGCCAATGCCGCGCGTTTCAACGCCAGCGCGCGCCGGATGGCGATGGCCGAACTGCCCGAGGAGATGTTCATCGCCGCGGTAAAGGAAGCCGTCGCCGCCGACGCACACTGGTTCCCGCCGGTCGACGGCGGCGCGCTGTACCTGCGCCCCTTCATGTTCGCGAGCGAGGTGTTCCTCGGCGTCAAGCCGGCGTCGGAATATCAGTTCCTCGTCATCACCTCGCCGGTCGGCAATTATTTCAAGTCGGGGGCGCCGGCGATCTCGCTGTGGGTGTCGGAAGATTATACGCGCGCCGCCCCGGGCGGCACCGGCGCCGCGAAATGCGGCGGCAACTATGCCTCCAGCCTCATCGCGCAGCGCGAGGCGATCGCCAAGGGGCACGACCAGGTCGTTTTCCTCGACGCCGCCGAGCATCGCTGGATCGAGGAACTGGGTGGCATGAACATGTTCTTCGTCTTCGACGACGGCAGCATCGTGACGCCGCCGCTGACGGGTACGATCCTGCCCGGCATCACCCGCGACGCGATCATCACGCTGGCCCGCGATGCCGGCCTGACGGTGCGCGAAGAGCCCTATGCGATCGACCAGTGGCAGGCCGATGCGGAAAGCGGCCGCCTGACCGAAAGCTTTGCCTGCGGCACCGCGGCGGTGGTGACGCCGGTCGGCAAGGTGACGCGCGGCGAGACGAGCTTCACGATCGGCGCCGGCGGTCCGGGACAGGTTACCGAGATGCTCAAGAGCAAGCTCGTCGACATCCAGCGCGGCCGCGCCGAAGACCCGCACGGCTGGGTCACGCGGCTCTGA
- a CDS encoding tyrosine-type recombinase/integrase yields MAKTIAFTPATLDALKNGHLSDPLTPGLMIEVLEGGKKRWRFRRKIAGKLVIISVFGGRYPATSIATAREWARPLNEQVEAGIDPREARREAEKRSGMTVAKAHALYMIAVDEGRSSRARRPNKPRTIKDKRKIFACDIEPKLGKRCIYDVTERDLIKLVQAKGKTAKVRANRLAAELKVFFGWAASLRGLEVGLESDPSKRLNDLRFPEKSRTRKLSLLEIEWFLKALVDEKREFQRGMLLWLLTAARISEVGGARSDEVVAGVWTIPVSRSKNSSAHTIALGPWGRSLIASDDEWVFPAPRKGGPRNESIWYKARDRVLARMAVIAGHPVERFTPHDLRRTVRSNTKRLKVDFETAEAMLNHLRSGMERIYDGYEYEEEKAAWFLKWEQEIVSIAKRIGVAAQLGVPDAVAPKPASYSVRFNLPESARIQPRLDIGQPEAGAVPMFAPSATKFILSGESVRSLFPQSVDLAPRKPSLQSEFIRRK; encoded by the coding sequence ATGGCAAAGACGATTGCATTCACGCCTGCGACGCTGGACGCGTTGAAAAATGGGCATTTATCAGATCCACTGACGCCCGGATTGATGATCGAGGTCTTGGAAGGCGGCAAGAAACGCTGGCGTTTTCGGCGCAAGATTGCCGGAAAACTTGTCATTATTTCGGTCTTCGGGGGTCGATATCCGGCGACGTCGATCGCTACGGCGCGGGAGTGGGCACGCCCGCTCAACGAGCAGGTGGAAGCCGGAATCGATCCTCGGGAGGCGCGCCGCGAGGCGGAGAAGCGGTCCGGAATGACGGTTGCCAAGGCACATGCCCTCTACATGATAGCGGTGGATGAAGGGCGATCTTCGCGCGCAAGGCGGCCGAACAAGCCGCGGACTATCAAGGACAAGCGCAAGATTTTCGCGTGCGACATCGAGCCGAAGCTCGGCAAGCGCTGCATCTACGACGTGACAGAGCGCGATCTCATCAAGCTCGTTCAGGCGAAAGGCAAGACTGCCAAGGTGCGCGCGAACCGCCTCGCGGCTGAACTGAAAGTGTTCTTCGGGTGGGCCGCTTCACTTCGAGGTCTGGAGGTCGGGCTTGAAAGCGATCCCTCGAAGCGGCTCAACGATCTTCGCTTTCCGGAGAAGTCTCGCACCAGGAAACTCAGTCTTTTGGAGATCGAGTGGTTTCTGAAAGCCTTGGTCGACGAAAAGCGGGAGTTCCAAAGAGGAATGCTGCTCTGGCTGCTGACTGCGGCGCGCATATCGGAGGTCGGCGGTGCGCGCTCGGACGAGGTCGTCGCGGGGGTCTGGACGATTCCGGTGTCGCGCTCCAAAAACTCTTCTGCCCACACAATCGCGCTCGGACCTTGGGGACGCTCGCTCATCGCGAGCGACGACGAGTGGGTCTTTCCCGCGCCGCGCAAGGGTGGGCCGCGAAACGAAAGCATCTGGTACAAGGCGCGCGACCGGGTGCTTGCGCGGATGGCGGTCATCGCCGGTCATCCTGTCGAACGCTTTACCCCGCATGACCTGCGGCGGACTGTCCGCAGCAATACAAAACGTCTCAAGGTCGATTTCGAGACGGCGGAAGCCATGTTGAATCATCTGCGTTCCGGAATGGAGCGCATCTACGATGGCTATGAGTATGAAGAAGAAAAGGCGGCTTGGTTTCTCAAATGGGAGCAGGAGATTGTGAGCATCGCGAAGCGGATCGGCGTTGCGGCGCAGCTTGGTGTTCCTGATGCTGTTGCGCCAAAGCCGGCGAGCTATTCCGTGCGGTTCAACCTACCAGAGAGCGCGCGAATCCAGCCACGCCTCGACATCGGACAACCGGAAGCGGGGGCAGTTCCGATGTTTGCTCCGTCCGCTACCAAGTTCATACTCTCTGGGGAATCCGTCCGGTCGTTGTTTCCGCAATCGGTCGATCTGGCGCCGCGAAAGCCGAGCCTTCAGAGCGAATTCATCCGCCGTAAGTAG
- a CDS encoding IS3 family transposase (programmed frameshift), producing the protein MKRSRFSEEQIIAILKEHEAGMPTADVCRRHGISSATFYKYKAKFGGLDVSEARRLRALEDENAKLKKLLAEAMLDNAVLKDLTFKKMVTPGAKREAVAYARDHHGLSERRACSLVGVSRRVIRYEPTRPDDGALRQRLRELAAERRRFGYRRLGYLLAREGMRPNHKKLLRIYREEGLRVRRRGGRKRALGTRAPMALPQGPNQRWSLDFVSDSLVCGRRFRILCIVDDFTRECLALVADTSLSGIRVARELTTLIGLQGKPHMVVSDNGTELTSSAILRWSQERQVEWHYIAPGKPMQNGFVESFNGRLRDECLNETLFTSLAHARFVLMAWRYDYNHVRPHSKLGGQTPAEIAAIPSINHHEGAGLYL; encoded by the exons ATGAAGCGAAGCAGGTTCAGCGAAGAGCAGATCATCGCGATATTGAAGGAGCATGAGGCGGGGATGCCGACGGCGGATGTATGCCGCCGGCACGGGATCAGCTCGGCGACCTTCTACAAGTATAAGGCCAAGTTCGGGGGTCTGGACGTGTCGGAGGCGCGGCGGCTTCGGGCGCTTGAGGACGAGAATGCGAAGCTGAAGAAGCTTCTGGCCGAGGCGATGCTGGACAATGCGGTGCTGAAGGATCTGACAT TCAAAAAAATGGTGACGCCCGGCGCCAAGCGGGAAGCCGTCGCATATGCTCGTGACCATCACGGGCTGAGCGAGCGTCGGGCGTGCAGCCTGGTCGGCGTGAGCCGCCGGGTGATCAGATATGAGCCGACGAGGCCGGATGACGGTGCTCTGCGGCAACGCCTGCGCGAGCTGGCGGCCGAGCGCCGCCGGTTCGGCTATCGTCGTCTGGGGTATCTTCTGGCGCGGGAGGGCATGCGCCCGAACCACAAGAAGCTGCTGCGTATCTATCGCGAAGAGGGACTGCGGGTCCGCCGCCGTGGTGGCCGCAAGCGGGCCTTGGGCACGCGGGCGCCGATGGCACTGCCGCAGGGTCCGAACCAGCGCTGGTCGCTCGACTTCGTATCGGACAGCCTGGTGTGCGGTCGGCGGTTCCGCATCCTGTGCATCGTCGATGACTTTACGCGGGAGTGTCTGGCGCTGGTGGCCGATACGTCGCTGTCGGGCATCCGCGTTGCCCGGGAACTGACGACGCTGATCGGCCTGCAGGGGAAGCCTCACATGGTCGTCAGCGACAACGGCACCGAACTGACCTCGTCGGCGATCCTGCGCTGGTCGCAGGAGCGTCAGGTCGAATGGCATTATATCGCGCCGGGGAAGCCGATGCAGAACGGCTTCGTTGAAAGCTTCAACGGACGCCTGCGTGACGAATGCCTCAACGAGACCCTGTTCACGTCGCTGGCGCATGCCCGCTTCGTGCTCATGGCTTGGCGATACGATTATAATCACGTCAGGCCGCACTCGAAACTGGGCGGGCAAACACCCGCCGAGATCGCCGCCATCCCATCAATCAACCATCATGAAGGAGCCGGACTCTACCTCTGA
- a CDS encoding DUF1153 domain-containing protein: MLENQKIRPAAVIGPHGEELTLDNLPPPETTRWVSRRKAQVVAAIEGGLITSEEACARYRMSREELANWQRLFDRIGVPGLRTTRIQHYREQFPDRLLSS; this comes from the coding sequence GTGCTCGAAAACCAGAAAATACGGCCGGCGGCGGTGATCGGCCCGCACGGCGAAGAATTGACATTGGATAATCTTCCACCGCCGGAAACGACGCGCTGGGTCAGCCGGCGCAAGGCACAGGTCGTCGCCGCCATCGAAGGCGGGTTGATTACCTCCGAAGAAGCGTGCGCCCGTTATCGAATGAGCCGGGAGGAACTCGCGAATTGGCAGCGTCTGTTCGACCGGATCGGCGTACCCGGCCTGCGCACGACGCGCATACAGCATTATCGCGAGCAATTTCCCGATCGGTTGTTGTCTTCATAG
- a CDS encoding DUF1971 domain-containing protein: MTTELPRDVKPYKRTPSFTEATIPAGLLGDHATKAGTWGLIRVEEGLLRYIVSDPRRPRRVSILSAGGDAGIVEPTIIHCVEPVGSVRFHVEFFREE; the protein is encoded by the coding sequence ATGACCACGGAACTGCCGCGCGACGTCAAGCCCTATAAACGCACCCCAAGCTTTACCGAAGCGACCATTCCCGCGGGCCTGCTCGGGGATCATGCGACGAAAGCCGGCACTTGGGGCCTGATCCGCGTCGAGGAAGGCCTACTGCGCTATATAGTGAGCGACCCGCGCCGGCCGCGTCGGGTATCGATCCTGTCCGCCGGCGGTGACGCTGGCATTGTCGAGCCGACAATTATTCATTGCGTCGAACCCGTCGGATCAGTTCGCTTCCACGTCGAATTTTTCCGCGAGGAGTGA
- a CDS encoding group III truncated hemoglobin, with the protein MSDEKLSEQDINHLIPEFYSRVRADTILGPIFDGAITDWPDHLRKLQDFWHSIMFTSGRYKGQPMVAHVRHAEHMTSQNFERWLSIWRRTTDELLAPDVAATLQVKADRIAESLQLGVQFHRERSATS; encoded by the coding sequence ATGTCGGATGAAAAGCTCTCGGAACAGGATATTAATCACCTCATTCCGGAATTCTATAGTCGGGTGCGCGCCGATACGATCTTGGGTCCGATTTTCGACGGAGCCATCACGGACTGGCCTGATCATCTTCGCAAGCTTCAGGATTTCTGGCATTCGATCATGTTCACGAGCGGGCGCTACAAGGGACAGCCGATGGTCGCGCATGTCCGGCACGCAGAGCACATGACATCGCAGAATTTCGAGCGCTGGCTGAGTATCTGGCGGCGTACAACCGACGAGCTGCTCGCCCCCGATGTCGCTGCAACGCTCCAGGTCAAGGCAGATCGCATCGCCGAAAGCCTGCAACTCGGGGTCCAATTTCACCGCGAGCGATCGGCGACGTCATGA
- a CDS encoding globin domain-containing protein, translating into MRTASAEAMVIVKSTAPALEKHGLAITTAMYARLFQNRDIEAMFDRAAQDSGEQPKRLAGAIIAYARNIDKLPNLGPAVSRMVARHLETGVKPDHYPHVAEALLPAIREVLGDEVATDEVLAAWGEAYWMLADILIAAEAQAYEDTAAA; encoded by the coding sequence ATGCGCACTGCATCCGCCGAAGCCATGGTCATCGTCAAATCGACGGCCCCGGCGCTGGAAAAGCACGGGCTTGCAATCACGACGGCGATGTACGCCCGCCTGTTCCAAAACCGCGACATTGAAGCAATGTTCGATCGCGCCGCCCAGGACAGCGGCGAGCAGCCCAAGCGGCTGGCCGGAGCGATCATTGCTTATGCGCGCAACATCGACAAGCTGCCCAATCTTGGTCCCGCCGTCTCGCGCATGGTGGCGCGTCACCTAGAAACCGGGGTCAAACCGGATCATTATCCCCATGTCGCCGAGGCGCTTCTCCCTGCTATCCGCGAGGTGCTGGGTGACGAGGTGGCGACCGACGAAGTCCTGGCGGCGTGGGGCGAAGCCTATTGGATGCTCGCCGACATTCTCATAGCGGCGGAGGCGCAGGCATATGAAGATACCGCTGCCGCATAG
- a CDS encoding alternative oxidase, translating into MTAPFIDLSVHHNPKGVSDRVAYGFTKVLRWCADTFFAERYGHRAVVLETVAAVPGMVGATINHLACLRRMCDDRGWIKTLMDEAENERMHLMTFIEISKPTLFERAVIIGVQWVFYLCFFALYLVSSKTAHRVVGYFEEEAVISYTHYLAEIDEGRSMNVPAPKIARDYWGLPFNATLRDVVLVVRADEAHHRDVNHGFANELAGLPVGPVAECPPHITLEPHWKTAA; encoded by the coding sequence ATGACCGCACCTTTCATCGATCTCAGCGTCCATCACAACCCCAAGGGCGTATCCGATCGGGTCGCTTACGGCTTCACCAAAGTTCTGAGGTGGTGCGCCGATACCTTCTTTGCCGAACGCTATGGGCATCGCGCAGTGGTGCTGGAGACGGTGGCGGCCGTCCCGGGAATGGTCGGCGCGACAATCAACCATCTCGCTTGCCTCCGGCGCATGTGCGACGACAGGGGCTGGATCAAGACGCTCATGGACGAAGCCGAGAATGAGCGCATGCACCTGATGACCTTTATCGAGATTTCGAAGCCGACGCTCTTCGAACGGGCCGTGATTATCGGCGTCCAGTGGGTATTTTATCTGTGCTTCTTCGCGCTGTATCTCGTCAGCTCGAAGACCGCACACCGCGTCGTCGGCTATTTCGAGGAAGAGGCGGTGATCAGCTATACGCATTATCTCGCCGAGATCGACGAAGGCCGCAGCATGAATGTGCCGGCGCCGAAAATCGCGCGCGATTATTGGGGACTGCCGTTCAATGCGACCTTGCGCGATGTCGTTCTGGTCGTGCGGGCGGACGAAGCGCACCACCGCGACGTGAACCATGGCTTCGCTAACGAACTCGCCGGCTTGCCCGTCGGTCCCGTCGCCGAATGCCCGCCGCACATCACGCTCGAGCCGCATTGGAAGACGGCCGCCTGA
- a CDS encoding PAS domain-containing sensor histidine kinase, with translation MFADDLGQRATFIFFVPGVVLAGALSGWRAGVLAALAGAVAGLLCDSRIGPVESGSWIAASAFLVISLAIAVGGEWFQHARVETEAAAASLAGREAHLRSILETVPDAMVVIDEGGTVRDFSPAATRMFGWQAHEAIGRNVRMLMPEPYRTAHDDYLDRYYRTGERRIIGKGRVVVGERRDGSTFPIELSVGEMRAGGERFFTGFIRDLTERQQAETRLQELQNELVHVSRLTSLGEMASALAHEINQPLSAIANYLKGSRMLLARDEVPHDRLGDAVDRAASEALRAGDIIRRLRDFVARGETERAVESLPKLVEEASALALVGAREHDIHVRFAFDPVIDRVLVDKVQIQQVVLNLVRNAVDALAGSLPGTRELTISIDPDADMARVSVTDNGPGIAPEIASQLFQPFVTTKRTGMGVGLSISRTIVEAHGGKIGVESENGRGSKFHFTLPAASEEEFLDGE, from the coding sequence TTGTTCGCCGACGATCTTGGCCAGCGTGCGACGTTCATCTTCTTCGTGCCCGGCGTCGTCCTCGCTGGCGCCTTGTCGGGCTGGCGGGCCGGGGTCCTGGCGGCGCTCGCGGGCGCCGTCGCGGGGCTGTTGTGTGACAGCCGCATCGGCCCTGTCGAGAGCGGCAGCTGGATCGCGGCATCGGCCTTTCTTGTGATCTCCCTTGCAATTGCGGTTGGTGGCGAATGGTTTCAGCACGCACGGGTGGAGACCGAGGCCGCTGCCGCTAGCCTCGCCGGTCGTGAGGCGCATCTGCGCTCGATCCTCGAAACCGTACCCGACGCGATGGTCGTCATCGACGAAGGCGGAACGGTTCGGGACTTCAGTCCGGCCGCCACACGCATGTTCGGCTGGCAGGCGCATGAAGCGATCGGACGCAACGTCCGCATGCTCATGCCCGAGCCCTACCGCACCGCGCACGATGATTATCTCGACCGATATTACCGGACAGGCGAACGGCGTATCATCGGCAAGGGTCGCGTCGTCGTCGGCGAACGCCGCGACGGCTCGACCTTCCCAATCGAATTATCGGTCGGCGAGATGCGCGCGGGCGGCGAACGTTTCTTTACCGGCTTCATTCGCGATCTCACCGAGCGGCAGCAGGCAGAGACGCGCCTGCAGGAACTGCAGAACGAGCTGGTTCATGTCTCGCGCCTGACCAGCCTCGGCGAAATGGCCTCGGCGCTCGCCCACGAGATCAATCAGCCCCTCTCGGCGATCGCAAACTATCTGAAAGGCAGCCGGATGTTATTGGCACGCGACGAAGTGCCGCACGACCGCCTCGGCGATGCGGTTGATCGGGCGGCGAGCGAGGCGCTTCGCGCGGGCGATATCATTCGGCGCTTGCGCGATTTCGTAGCGCGCGGCGAAACCGAACGCGCCGTTGAAAGCCTGCCCAAGCTCGTCGAGGAGGCGAGCGCGCTCGCGCTCGTCGGGGCGCGCGAGCATGACATTCATGTGAGATTCGCCTTCGATCCCGTCATCGACCGGGTCCTCGTCGACAAGGTTCAGATTCAGCAGGTGGTGCTCAATCTGGTCCGCAACGCCGTTGATGCTCTGGCCGGATCGCTGCCCGGGACGCGCGAGCTCACCATCTCAATTGATCCGGATGCCGACATGGCGCGGGTCAGTGTGACCGATAATGGGCCAGGCATTGCCCCGGAAATCGCAAGCCAGTTGTTTCAGCCCTTCGTGACGACAAAACGCACAGGCATGGGCGTAGGCTTGTCGATTTCCCGGACCATTGTGGAAGCCCATGGGGGAAAAATCGGGGTCGAGTCCGAAAACGGTCGGGGTTCGAAATTTCATTTCACATTGCCGGCCGCCAGCGAGGAGGAATTTTTGGATGGCGAGTGA